The segment tACATGATATCTATAATTAAGTGTCTATATATCATTGAATCCTAGTTTATAACTGACTAATAACATTAGAATTGACCCTTCAAGTAAAATGGGTCGACGGACAAAACAAAAGCCATAATTCCTCAGATAACAACAATTCTGTTATTTCCTATACCTCATGCTCTGCAACTTCTTTTGAATCAGATAATATTGAGAGTTGAATTATTCCACACCTGCTGCCAGATGACTCAGTCTATAATAATGAGTTATACCTCAAGATCTAAAACTATCGACAACATTAAGAGTGAATTAGACACTATATATAAGCAATAAAGCGATATACGTTCTAAAGTTGAGTCACTTgagggctctttattaaagcatgatgatcttaagcaAGAACTAAACACATTATCACCCCTTAAACAGCTATTGTCAAAGGATGTAGTTCCTACGAAACATCAAGACATTATCACAGTAGAATCTGTCATTGATTTTATCGATGTAGACTTTTCAGATGTGAAGCGAATCAGTCAATTAAGGGTAGTTTGATACCGAATCATTTaggcttattgataagacatatatggttgaccctatcaaaagcttttgggAAATCAAGGCAAATGATGTCAAGTCAGCTTCCAAATGTCCTGTAGTTTACTTCGAATTAGCTAGTGTGAGAACGCCACGTCAAGCGGTGTTGCCAGGATTGAGGCTGCTTTTCTCAttatagcagaatgaaccataccCAGACCAGGAGGAGTGTCCTTTCTTACGTGTTGCAGTCTACGGAACATCAGGTCAGCGCTCAGACCCACTTTGGAAAGTCCTGTGCAGTTTcagatgaagctttcatcagtgcagttgatgtgggtcagttgAAATAtctgagagtattgttcagtCAAAAGATTAGCgacatcaccgtcgttattggtcgggccattaggacctagcagttgggaaactccagttttgccttgtcgaagagaagctgcgtaacagAATAAGCTTTTCGAACTGGAGACGGATTCATCGATAAGTTTGTTCTagtactgaagcctgtcttctcttattgcctttgtgcatatgttccttgtATGCTtttattgcctgtacgcgccgttgctATCACTTCGTTtgtattcagcccaacagtgccttttgtggcttagcaaacgaagagtgTGGTTCTTGGTGATTgtaggttgcttgtagcttCTGTGGACCGTTTCAGGAACAGACTGCTTCTTTGCACGTAAAagcgtgtgcagtaagaaatcccaatgagcatccacctcaagttgagggtgaacatcccaatccacccgttttagatagtcctgtaaagctgacacattcaaccgtttgaaattccggCGCCTGTCGTCGATGAGAGGTTTTAGCTCAGTTTCGCTGACAAAACTGAAGTCTATGAGGGTGAGATCGCTTCTCCCACAAGGGAACCAGGATTGTGAGGTTGTCAATTAAGgattcttcatttgtaaatacccagtctaagcgcgacggcaaTCAGGGGTGACCTAAAGGTCAAGTGCATGTAATTGGAGTCAACGGGTCAATTTCTTTATGATAGAGTGGTACATACATGAATGAGTATTTGTACATTTCGGTGGGTAGTCCAGTATACTTTCTCGCTCTTTCTTGTGTTCTCGCTCAAGCAGTCAATTCGATAGTGGGGTAGCgcgtgtatcagtatcagaatTCAGACACCTCATGTAACAACGTATTTCACCTGAAATTTCTCTGGAAGATAGAATAGAAAGAAAGGCGTCACTAGCTGAACTCGAATCTTGTCTACAGAATGACTAAGAAAATCTCCGCACTTGGAATATAAGAGGTGCAAGAAGGAGTTCAACGGTGAGGGATCAAAGTCGTAAAAGGTATCACTGGCCTATCACACGAAGACAGAATCGAGATGCTTAACCCTATTTCCGTTAACTTACCGCAGGTTATAGGGTAGTTATAGGGTAGGGCTTATAGCATATTTAACTATTTTGTAGTCAGTAGGTTTTACTCTTCCTTCCATTTAGGATAGATCATCTGGAAGGTAGTTCTCAGTAACATCAATGACCGGGATCAAATCGTGTACGTCTGGAGTCCCTTTTCTAGCATTGGGTATCCAATTACTGGAATCCTCTACCAAAACACATAATAtaagcaccttctgttgatacaTTGAAAGCGATATTGAACCTTCACAGTGctacaaactgcaaggattaaaaggGAATGGTGATTTTCGTGTCCTTACAAATGAAGAATGATCTATCTCGCTGAAAGAAAACATATCACATGTTTCCCTTACTCGTATTCGTAATCAACTAGATCCCTAGTTTGTGACAGGATGCGCGCCACCTTTATAACCATTGTCAACCATCTTGAAGCTCGTATTTTGTTTTTGGGTCACTTTTGTTTAGTTTACAGTTCGATGACAGCTTCTGTCATCTTAATTGACCAAAATtcacttttttatatatttgtattgcTAGCCTTGATTCTTGCGACCTTGATAAATATATTCATAGTAAGAAGCTGGCAAAGCGTTTTCCGGCCTGAAAAATAACACCCGTAAGGCTGCACCATACTGCGTTGATCGACAGATTAAAGATTACCAGACATTTTGTCGAACAGTATCAAAGACAAGGACAGTCAATGTGGATCATTCAATGGGATACCATGGGCTGATACATGCTACTGCTTTCGCCTTATACTTCCTTAACCTGTTAATACTAATGTATGCTGTTGTCCGATCACTTAGGTATTTGATTTATCTGGTTATCACGATAGCACAAATCAGGTAAAGTATTAATCACGAGGCATGACTTTGAAGTAAGTTAGTAGGCTAGGCAAATCCTGTCCGACCACAGTAGACTCGACGTAGATTACCTACATTGGTGATCTGAAACCGTTTTTCATCAATGAGACATGGACGCAAATTACTTACTTTGTATATTTAGGTGTTACGAACTATTTAATTAGCCAATTCGTTGTTTTAAAAAGTTCATTGTCGATTTTTCACAACGGTATTGATGCTaatttattcatgcaaaatCGTGTTTAAAACGCTGAATTAGTTTCACTTCCTACCGaataatcctattacaagcaaactagacaattcgcTGAAAACGATGCCTGCTCAATACCCTACAAAGTCTACTAACAAGGGTTCAAATAGATTTGACAAAGAAGGGCGACAGCTATTTGTGTGTCAGAATACTATTTTCAGCATCGTATTTTATAACCAAACGTAATCCCACACTTTCAGCTTCTTTCTGAACCACCTTCGTTTATACATCTCCTTAACCACTCATACCTTGTCACcacttattttctttaacataTTAGAATGTTCTTGTTTATTATGTACTTCAATAACAGAGAAATAGACTGAATGGTCAAACCCTAGCTATTCCTCAATGAACATTGTCTGCTCTGTTtctcgtccttcctttttcttacaccatTTTTCAGCCCCCCTGAGATAtgccaccgaaaacagatatgaaacTGTTGACTTTGTCCTGCACCATTATTAGAGCCCCAGATATTTAAGGGGGGCATTAGGTTGAAGCTTCTAAATGTCCCCTACTTCACATGGATCTATACCTCGACCATCAGTTGAACGTTGTAACTCAACCCTCGTAGAGCGCGCCAATTGTTATGTTGAGAACACGATTCTCACTAAAACCATCTacattcatattttatgaaatgtCACCCGAGCAGAATAATCTGCCATCGTGAAATTGTAACCATTGTAACAACTTGATCTTGCATGCAAACTgtcatgcctcatgtaacaaactgttatttgagaataaattatgaGTATTATAATTTGGTGTCATGTTATTACTGTTGTTATCACTAGCTCCAGGACCAAACGTCCATTATGCCGTGTGGGATATTTCCTCGTTCACTTTCCGCTTCCATTGTTTAGAGTTTACCACAATGCTTTAGAGCCTTCATTTTTGTCAACAGAcagtttttaaaaataatcattttcatTAGTTTACTTCGTGTAAGACCAAAATTGCGTGACCGACCGAGCACCTGGTTTTCTTACGACTGAGCAATATAGATGCAGCCTAGTCTACCGGCTATTCTCCGAAGTGCCCTCTACCTGTGCTTTGAATCACTGAAGTTTACCAAGTGGTTTTTATGGAACTGTAGTGGTCTCGACACAGTCAAATTATGTAAACTGCTCCAAACGCTACAGACAAATAGTCTAGAAAGACAATCTTGTCAAAATACAGCTATTTGAGGTTATCTCGGATAAGTCAAGCTGTTGATGAAGCTCTTGTAATTCGTAGTTTGAATCCCAGCATCATGATATACTTTACACATTTCGATTTATCATTCAGAAGAGAAAAATGACTGACCTATCATCGAGGTCCGTCATAACACGCTGTGGAATTTTAATCCCTGAAATCGTCTCTTTCCTGCAATCCAATTCCAATTTAGCATCAAACGCGGAAGCCTCACTCTGTTTTCTTACTTCTCTTTTCCTCGATGTGACCGTAAGCTAATCATTTATCTTATTTTGTCTCTTGATCACATCCTCTACACCGCCCAGACTTGGCTCCTTTATAGTTTGTTTTGCGTTAGTATGTAAATCCGGAAGTGAAACCATAGGTCAACATGCCTTGTTACTGTCTATAATTAGTTTATTCTCAGCGCGCTTCTTCTTTTTCCTTGTGACTGTGCCTACACCCGCATACTTGGTGTCTGCATCTCTGATGGAGTCTACCTTTATGGTCTCATTCAAAACCACAGCGGGGCTCATGATAATCTTCTCTATTTCCTCGAAAGCAGAATTCTGCTAATCTACTGCTGCCTGTTTATCTAAGGTAATTATCTATATTAGGCAGCTCAGTCGCCTGCAGAATCAGTGGAGACTTGGTAGAACAACATGGTTCTTGCAGCACCTGTTATATGCAGCTGGTGTGAGTGCTGTGTACATATTGTGATGCCACTTATCGCACTTATTATATTGCATTCCATCATCGTCAGGGAAATTACATGCGGGCCTGCTACAAAGATGTTTTACTTGCGGCATGGATTTGTTTTGTGATCTCACAACAAAAACTGATCTCTAGATAAAGTGTCGTTTAAGTCTCAGTAGGTAATAGGCACTGAACACAAACAAAAACAGAGGTTTGTGTATAACTGTacctaacaataataaaaattccGACTTGGGGTGTTACAAAAAGACTTTAACACTTATGAATACAAACAATACTCAAAGATATACTCAACAAGGAAAAATAAATACCAGTGCCCTTAGTTTTTTGTATTTGTACCTGAAAAATACAGATGGTAAACTTCGATAAGAAAAAAAGCAGTACTCTTGGGGATAactctaaataaaataaattcaattcaaGCATAAACAGTAGTATTGATGAGTAATTTAACGAACAATACTAAAAAATATATTCAGAGGAAAAATaacactgtcctttttaaatatcGCGTGGTCGTTAGCTGCAGTCAGATTGGGAAGTGGCAATAATTGAGGTCCGTTATAGTGAACACAAGGTGTAATGTTTTTGAAAAAGTGGAGTGAAACAGGTGCTTCTTTGTCTCGTGCCTActagaaataatgaaaatgaaccCGATGGGTTGATACAGCAGTACAGACTGAACATGATtatcatataataaaatattgtagTTTATTGTAATAACGTTGTAAAAAGCTTGAACTATACTCTGactattaaatatatgatccTTAAACTGCGCTACACAGATTTTGGGGCTTTCCTACAAACTTCAAAAAATTTAGAGAAAACTACAAATTATATACAAATTGTCATTGGACTTTGGAAAAACCCCGAGATTTGACCAAGATCGTGAGATTTGGGAGCTTATCAGTGCCTTACCTGAAAAAAATGTAGGGGTTGATAAATCTTCAAAACCAATAACTCCGTAAGTCTTCAACATTTAGTGCTGGTCACATTAGTTTCAATGGACCCACATGGATGAAGTTGCATGGTCACGCATACCCACCaaatcacgagtgggtacgccATGTTACACATATTATGCGACCGCTAGCCAGCTTGAATTGGTCACTTCTTGATTTACCGATGGCCTGCCAAATATATATTCGAACCTATTTGCTTCTGACTGGGCTGGCAAATTTCGGTTATAAAAGCTGTTACTGGTTATGGTGTTGTCAAATTTCAAATACTCGTGATATCTTTAGAAAAAACCGATCTGATAATTATATAACTCTTGTCAGAAAGATTTTCATCAGATTTTATATGTAAATTCAAAAGTTTCAGCTGGAGTCCAAAGTTTTCTGAAATCAAAGCGAAAAATATATATGCAAGTGCGCAGTAATTCGTTTTTGACCTTGAACTAACATCTATCCCGCCCCTTGCTACTAATTTGAATGGATTTCTGCTTAACGTTTCGGCATGTCTGTGTCGTCGTCTCATCACTTCCAGCTATTTCACTGATAATATGTATTCTTAGGTGTATGACTACGAATCCATGTAGTAGAATTGATTGCACGGTAAATTGATTTATTACACCGGAAACTTAAGTTCTGTAGAATACCAATTTCCTACCTTCTGTAAGTGCTTCTATTAGTGGTAATGGACCACACAGGGTGATGTGGATCATATCAATTCTCATTACTTCGGCTGGCAGGCTATTGATTCTATTTAATAGTTACATAAATTCCCGTAACTTGTTTAACTCATTATCAGGCAAAGGCCATATATGCATTTCTAATTTGTCATATCTCTCaagttttattgaaatattttcgCTCAATATGCTTAGCATTGTCTCTTCATCTGATAACTATAGTGAGCGTCAACCTAACAACAATTCCTTTTAGTTCAGCATCGCAATTACTTCTGTGCCTTTGCTTTGTTCTCGGTGGTCTATATGATAACAGATGTTTACGTATTACAACTCAGGCTTAAAACCATTGAAAATGCTTTTCTGGTAAGAATAATCTAAGTAAATGTCCAAAAATAACTTAAGTTGATTGCTAGTAATTAAATGTGCATCATGTTTTTCTATTCGGTCTTGCTAGTAGTTTAACTTTGAAAATTTTACCTGACGGTGTTGTCACATATTTGAATGGTTTGCTCACGTAGTTAAGCTATTCATCTGGTGAATATATTGTTTTGTAGTGCATTGAGCGAATGAATCGTGAACGAATGAAATCATCTAGTGTACAAAAAACTCGATATAAATTCTCAACATACTGTTAAACGGT is part of the Schistosoma mansoni strain Puerto Rico chromosome 1, complete genome genome and harbors:
- a CDS encoding putative fgf receptor activating protein, translated to MDFCLTFRHVCVVVSSLPAISLIICILRCMTTNPCSRIDCTNTNFLPSVSASISGNGPHRVMWIISILITSAGRLLILFNSYINSRNLFNSLSGKGHICISNLSYLSSFIEIFSLNMLSIVSSSDNYIQHRNYFCAFALFSVVYMITDVYVLQLRLKTIENAFLKERYKVISITVRLQLIFPLLLRRAHTVLSAVEYAAIFANIIYHYTTSNTFEDISMRKMITYFCTGRTIPFVNMKSEQPLLEVK